Proteins co-encoded in one Planctomycetota bacterium genomic window:
- a CDS encoding diphosphate--fructose-6-phosphate 1-phosphotransferase, whose amino-acid sequence MMGELVPGNAVIGQSGGPTAVINQSLVGVVEGLRQGLHAAGVVGRVLGMRHGVRGLTKGELVDLTDMHQDRLDRLATTPSAGLGSTRDKPDGEYCERVLRACRDRSVRYFFYIGGNDSSDTCRLVRERAVAAGYDLRCFHVPKTVDNDLLENDHTPGFPSAARFVAMACMADFMDNISLPGIKINVVMGRHAGFLTAASVLARRHDREFSGANGGESTDGPQLIYVPEVPFDMDRFVADVEGWYSRKGRCHIAVSEGICDASGTPIGAKLISSGQVDAHGNVQLSGSGALGDALADFLKAKLTPAGGKPPRVRADTFGYVQRCWPDASPVDGVEARRAGQFAARLAMQGVHDGSVAIVRQGSGSDQWLGQDNGQPYLSAFRRVELSAVAGKTRHMPANFLDGHNNVSREFVEYALPLVGPLPGFERL is encoded by the coding sequence ATGATGGGCGAGCTTGTACCTGGGAACGCGGTGATCGGCCAGTCCGGCGGGCCGACAGCGGTCATCAACCAGTCGCTGGTCGGCGTGGTCGAAGGGTTGCGGCAGGGGCTGCACGCGGCGGGCGTGGTGGGCCGCGTGCTTGGGATGCGGCACGGCGTGCGCGGGCTGACGAAGGGCGAGCTCGTCGACCTGACGGACATGCACCAGGACCGCCTGGACCGGCTGGCGACGACGCCCAGCGCGGGGCTGGGGAGCACGCGCGACAAGCCCGACGGGGAGTACTGCGAGCGGGTGCTGCGCGCGTGCCGCGATCGCAGCGTGCGGTACTTCTTCTACATCGGCGGGAACGACAGCTCCGACACGTGCCGCCTGGTGCGGGAGCGGGCGGTGGCGGCGGGGTACGACCTGCGATGCTTCCACGTTCCCAAGACGGTGGACAACGACCTGCTGGAGAACGACCACACGCCCGGGTTCCCGAGCGCCGCACGCTTCGTGGCGATGGCGTGCATGGCGGACTTCATGGACAACATCTCGCTCCCGGGGATCAAGATCAACGTCGTCATGGGGCGTCACGCGGGGTTCCTGACGGCGGCGAGCGTGCTTGCCCGCCGGCATGACCGCGAGTTCTCCGGCGCGAACGGCGGCGAGAGCACGGACGGCCCGCAGTTGATCTATGTGCCCGAGGTGCCCTTCGACATGGACCGGTTCGTGGCGGACGTGGAGGGGTGGTACTCGCGCAAGGGGCGGTGCCACATCGCGGTGTCGGAGGGGATCTGCGACGCGAGCGGAACGCCCATCGGCGCGAAGCTGATCTCTTCGGGGCAGGTCGACGCGCACGGGAACGTGCAGCTCTCCGGAAGCGGGGCGCTGGGCGACGCGCTGGCGGACTTCCTCAAGGCGAAGCTGACGCCGGCCGGCGGGAAGCCGCCCCGCGTGCGGGCGGACACGTTCGGGTACGTGCAGCGCTGCTGGCCCGACGCGAGCCCGGTGGACGGCGTGGAGGCGCGCCGTGCGGGGCAGTTCGCGGCGCGTCTGGCGATGCAGGGCGTGCACGACGGGAGCGTGGCGATCGTGCGGCAGGGGTCGGGGAGCGACCAGTGGCTGGGGCAGGACAACGGGCAGCCCTACCTGAGCGCGTTCCGCCGGGTGGAGTTGTCGGCGGTCGCGGGGAAGACGCGGCACATGCCGGCGAACTTCCTCGACGGGCACAACAACGTGTCGCGCGAGTTCGTGGAGTACGCGCTACCGCTGGTGGGCCCGCTGCCGGGGTTCGAGCGGCTGTAG
- a CDS encoding DUF1579 family protein: MHTTTRNVLAALFVLVAGSAVAQPSNTSTQNSSNSNNTPNTNTTTNNNNNNNNNNAAFSPSDPSQTALVELGQFGMPNDNHFRFGLDTMGRWTTVTTWWPAPDAQPMTTTGEATFTLVDGMGGKFVRQEFRNTDQNQKFVGNAIYGFNNATNQYESVWFDSAASHMIVSHGVRADDGSISFTGAFVDPRDGLRKTTRTVLSWQGKTTMTSESFDTTSDGREFRNLRVVYTRTTPHTWNPNATNTSTTATTTNNNSPNTTPRRFTNVTPGSNTITKKPDTSNQHTNVPDTTNTNPTDMTSPR; encoded by the coding sequence ATGCACACGACGACTCGCAACGTTCTCGCCGCCCTCTTCGTCCTCGTCGCCGGCAGCGCCGTCGCGCAGCCCTCCAACACCTCGACGCAGAACTCGTCCAACTCCAACAACACTCCCAACACCAACACCACCACAAACAACAACAACAACAACAACAACAACAACGCCGCGTTCTCCCCCAGCGATCCCTCGCAGACCGCCCTCGTCGAGCTCGGCCAGTTCGGCATGCCCAACGACAACCACTTCCGCTTCGGCCTCGACACCATGGGCCGCTGGACCACCGTCACCACCTGGTGGCCCGCCCCCGACGCCCAGCCCATGACCACCACCGGCGAAGCCACCTTCACCCTCGTCGACGGCATGGGCGGCAAGTTCGTCCGCCAGGAGTTCCGCAACACCGACCAGAACCAGAAGTTCGTCGGCAACGCCATCTACGGCTTCAACAACGCCACCAACCAGTACGAGTCCGTCTGGTTCGACAGCGCCGCCAGCCACATGATCGTCTCCCACGGCGTCCGCGCTGACGACGGCTCCATCTCCTTCACCGGCGCCTTCGTCGACCCCCGCGACGGCCTGCGCAAGACCACCCGCACCGTCCTCTCGTGGCAGGGCAAGACCACCATGACCTCCGAGTCCTTCGACACCACCTCCGACGGACGCGAGTTCCGCAACCTCCGCGTCGTCTACACCCGCACCACCCCCCACACCTGGAACCCCAACGCCACCAACACCTCCACTACCGCGACCACCACCAACAACAACAGCCCCAACACCACCCCGCGCCGCTTCACGAACGTCACCCCCGGCTCCAACACCATCACCAAGAAGCCCGACACCTCCAACCAGCACACCAACGTCCCCGATACCACCAACACCAACCCCACCGACATGACCTCGCCCCGCTGA
- a CDS encoding DUF418 domain-containing protein: MKPHSPVPASNRIDAVDVARGFALLGILCVNVQFFSEPFGEYMNFAPTGPLADQLVHVGVHVLCTGKFYSLFSLLFGVGFALQRTRVRDAAAVSWGPLYARRLVFLLAVGAIHALGFWYGDILFLYATLGFVLLLLGHLPARTLAIVGAALLAFSLFLNTTFALLSTLSPRPQRTASVEVAPPAPAEPAPAEPASTDSASANPDAAAPTSTELASPAPAKPPFERLLHAWRQGQGQSPDDPVWMQAETEAYRDGPYDQLFAFRALSWGFILLISLFGFGWSVLGMFLIGAALAKGNAFAPQHRALHRRLVAAGFLVGLPVAALGMWVISSGDQLWRLAVFTFTQGLSGPLMAGGFLGMWVLIVASGKLRLLTALLANAGRMAFTNYLMQTLIATTTFYFYGLGNFGSFSRVEQIVFVFSVYLFQLVFSTLWMHFFQIGPLEYLWRTATYLRAPRLTRA; the protein is encoded by the coding sequence ATGAAACCTCACTCACCCGTTCCCGCATCCAATCGCATCGACGCCGTCGACGTCGCCCGGGGCTTCGCGCTCCTGGGCATCCTCTGCGTCAACGTCCAGTTCTTCTCCGAGCCGTTCGGCGAGTACATGAACTTTGCGCCCACGGGCCCACTCGCCGATCAACTCGTCCACGTCGGCGTCCACGTCCTCTGCACGGGCAAGTTCTACAGCCTCTTCTCGCTGCTCTTCGGCGTTGGCTTCGCCCTCCAGCGCACCCGCGTCCGCGACGCCGCCGCCGTCTCCTGGGGCCCCCTCTACGCCCGCCGACTTGTCTTTCTGCTCGCCGTCGGCGCGATTCATGCATTGGGCTTCTGGTACGGCGACATCCTCTTCCTCTACGCCACCCTCGGCTTCGTCCTCCTCCTCCTGGGGCACCTCCCCGCGCGCACCCTCGCCATCGTCGGCGCCGCGCTCCTCGCCTTCTCCCTTTTCCTCAACACCACCTTCGCGCTGCTCTCGACGCTCAGCCCCCGGCCGCAGCGCACCGCGTCGGTGGAGGTAGCGCCACCCGCGCCCGCCGAGCCCGCTCCCGCCGAGCCCGCTTCCACTGATTCCGCTTCCGCCAATCCGGACGCCGCCGCACCGACGTCCACCGAACTCGCGTCTCCCGCGCCCGCCAAGCCGCCCTTTGAGCGCCTCCTCCACGCCTGGCGGCAGGGTCAGGGCCAGAGCCCCGACGACCCCGTCTGGATGCAGGCCGAGACCGAGGCCTACCGCGACGGCCCGTACGACCAGCTCTTCGCCTTCCGCGCGCTCTCGTGGGGGTTCATCCTGCTCATCTCGCTCTTTGGCTTCGGCTGGAGCGTCCTGGGCATGTTCCTCATCGGCGCCGCGCTCGCCAAGGGCAACGCCTTCGCCCCCCAGCACCGCGCGCTCCACCGCCGCCTCGTCGCCGCGGGGTTCCTCGTCGGGCTCCCCGTCGCCGCCCTGGGCATGTGGGTCATCTCCTCCGGCGATCAACTCTGGCGGCTCGCCGTCTTCACCTTCACCCAAGGCCTGTCCGGCCCGCTCATGGCCGGCGGCTTCCTGGGCATGTGGGTCCTCATCGTCGCCTCCGGCAAGCTCCGCCTGCTCACCGCGCTCCTCGCCAACGCAGGCCGCATGGCCTTCACCAACTACCTCATGCAGACCCTCATCGCCACCACCACCTTCTACTTCTACGGCCTGGGCAACTTCGGCTCGTTCTCCCGCGTCGAGCAGATCGTCTTCGTCTTCAGCGTCTACCTCTTCCAGCTCGTCTTCAGCACCCTCTGGATGCACTTCTTCCAGATCGGCCCACTCGAGTACCTCTGGCGAACCGCCACCTACCTCCGCGCCCCCCGCCTTACCCGTGCCTGA
- a CDS encoding Type 1 glutamine amidotransferase-like domain-containing protein → MEHARIFAEGGGLSAPTAWSAAAFGWMVRTARERLARDGGGDGAVRAVILGAVTLDEPDEREQALRDAGAAEVRSCIVTDDGGGEAEAAAAIGRAHVLFLRGGDQGRYVRGWRNTSVFAAIRELAARGGVVAGTSAGCAVLGEVTYSAENDSLSATEALADPAHPDATLVRGFTGLAPGVLFDTHFTERGRLGRLPVLLGRSRELFEERRAVLGVGCDPRTAAAVGADGIARVMGEGTVTLLRETAGSRVRVGSGGPPTVTDLSCDVLLAGSAFRMADGAVVERPAEAARNGHGDVVEERSFEALTIDGAREGDGGLGVLRVRKVEAGAGEERRGAWESVSGEGRLPGSVVRTRAFSDDVWDSFAAVLGALAAGPGLVGWWVPEGCHLAVDEAGLVRVRADSTSSVLVLDSAGATYAGTRGAPGARAASHLEGARVHVLGPGWGLSLRTRGVVAPEAATGG, encoded by the coding sequence ATGGAGCACGCTCGGATCTTTGCGGAAGGCGGCGGGCTGTCGGCGCCGACGGCGTGGAGCGCGGCGGCGTTCGGCTGGATGGTGCGCACGGCGCGCGAGCGGTTGGCCCGCGATGGGGGCGGGGACGGTGCCGTGCGCGCCGTGATTCTGGGCGCGGTGACGCTCGACGAGCCCGACGAGCGCGAGCAGGCCCTGCGCGACGCGGGCGCGGCGGAGGTGCGCTCGTGCATCGTGACGGATGACGGGGGCGGCGAGGCGGAGGCCGCGGCGGCGATCGGGCGTGCGCACGTCCTGTTTCTTCGCGGGGGCGACCAGGGTCGTTACGTGCGGGGCTGGCGGAATACGTCGGTGTTCGCGGCGATCCGGGAACTCGCGGCGCGCGGGGGCGTGGTCGCGGGCACGAGCGCCGGGTGCGCGGTGCTCGGCGAGGTGACGTACTCGGCGGAGAACGACTCGCTGTCGGCGACGGAAGCGCTGGCGGACCCGGCCCACCCGGACGCCACGCTGGTGCGCGGGTTCACGGGCCTCGCGCCGGGCGTGCTGTTCGACACGCACTTCACCGAGCGGGGGCGCCTGGGGCGGCTGCCGGTGCTGCTGGGAAGAAGCCGCGAGTTGTTCGAGGAGCGGCGGGCGGTGCTGGGCGTGGGGTGTGATCCGCGGACGGCGGCGGCGGTGGGGGCCGACGGTATCGCCCGGGTGATGGGCGAGGGCACGGTGACGCTGCTGCGCGAGACGGCGGGGTCGCGGGTGCGGGTGGGGAGCGGCGGGCCCCCGACGGTGACGGACCTGTCGTGCGACGTGCTGCTGGCGGGGTCGGCGTTTCGAATGGCGGACGGGGCGGTGGTGGAGCGTCCCGCGGAGGCCGCGCGCAACGGGCACGGGGATGTGGTGGAGGAGCGATCGTTCGAGGCGCTCACGATCGACGGCGCGCGTGAGGGCGACGGCGGGCTGGGCGTGCTGCGCGTGCGAAAGGTGGAGGCGGGCGCGGGTGAAGAGCGGCGCGGGGCGTGGGAGAGCGTGTCGGGCGAGGGGCGCCTGCCGGGGAGCGTGGTGCGGACGCGGGCGTTCAGCGACGACGTGTGGGACTCGTTCGCGGCGGTGCTGGGGGCGTTGGCCGCGGGGCCCGGGCTGGTCGGGTGGTGGGTGCCGGAGGGGTGCCATCTCGCGGTGGACGAGGCGGGGCTGGTGCGCGTGCGTGCGGACAGCACGTCGTCGGTGCTGGTGCTGGATTCGGCGGGGGCGACGTACGCCGGGACGCGCGGTGCGCCGGGTGCGCGGGCCGCGAGCCATCTCGAGGGCGCGCGGGTACATGTGCTGGGGCCCGGGTGGGGGCTGTCGCTGCGGACGCGGGGGGTTGTGGCGCCGGAGGCGGCGACGGGCGGCTGA
- a CDS encoding DUF4394 domain-containing protein yields the protein MKHVTLIAGMVLCGAGAPAMAELVYGVTLTQTLVSWDSAAPGTILSGAPVQGLAPNETVQGLDLRPATGELFALGSFSNLYRVNPANGQATFVAPLSASLNGSSFGFDFNPTVDRIRTVSDADQNLRSVPSTGVTTVDGTLAFAAGDVNAGVNPNVVGAAYTNNFMTGAGTQLFVVDAGLDALLLQNPANSGQLTTIGSLGTDITDLSTFDISGNTGVAYMSIRDMNLSRSTFWTVNLSTGAGMMVGEVGGGSIITAMTVVPAPASAALLGLGMAAALRRRR from the coding sequence ATGAAGCATGTTACATTGATCGCGGGGATGGTGCTGTGCGGGGCAGGGGCGCCGGCGATGGCGGAACTGGTGTACGGGGTGACGCTGACGCAGACGCTGGTGTCCTGGGACAGCGCGGCGCCGGGGACGATCCTGTCGGGGGCGCCGGTGCAGGGGCTCGCGCCCAACGAGACCGTGCAGGGCCTGGACCTCCGCCCGGCGACGGGGGAGCTGTTCGCGCTGGGGAGCTTCAGCAACCTGTACCGCGTGAACCCGGCGAACGGGCAGGCGACGTTCGTCGCGCCGCTGTCCGCGTCGCTGAACGGCTCGTCGTTCGGGTTCGACTTCAACCCGACGGTGGACCGCATCCGCACGGTGAGCGACGCGGACCAGAACCTACGCTCGGTGCCGTCGACGGGTGTGACGACGGTCGACGGGACGCTCGCCTTCGCGGCGGGTGACGTCAACGCGGGCGTGAACCCCAACGTGGTTGGCGCGGCGTACACGAACAACTTCATGACCGGCGCGGGGACGCAGTTGTTCGTGGTCGACGCGGGGCTCGACGCGCTGCTCCTGCAGAACCCGGCGAACAGCGGGCAACTGACGACGATCGGGTCGCTGGGGACCGACATCACCGATCTCTCGACCTTCGACATCTCGGGGAACACGGGCGTGGCGTACATGTCGATCCGCGACATGAACTTGTCGCGGTCGACGTTCTGGACGGTGAACCTGTCGACCGGCGCGGGGATGATGGTGGGCGAAGTGGGTGGGGGGAGCATCATCACCGCGATGACGGTGGTGCCGGCGCCGGCCTCGGCGGCGCTGCTCGGGCTGGGCATGGCGGCGGCGCTGCGTCGCCGGCGCTGA
- the ribB gene encoding 3,4-dihydroxy-2-butanone-4-phosphate synthase, which translates to MPFSPIPDVLDDLRAGRMVVLTDDEHRENEGDLVLPAQFVTPEAVTFMLRHALGYLCLSLTETDCDRLNLHPQAGINTTPRGTAFTVSIDLHAKHGGTTGVSAKERAACIRMAIDPRFGPDDFARPGHINPLRSRDGGVLVRTGQTEGSLDLCRLAGLYPAACIIEIMRPDGEMARLPDLKAFCAEHNLKLCSVAQIIQHRLARETLVRRLPPFEGRPLRTEFGTFTAFLFESVVDPLPHLVLTVGDVGRTIGADAVSPPDDRPTLVRMHRRHLLGDAFGDLDASPDGPTSRILHESMRLLQREGRGALVYLRTSGPDHPPGADLENHLQTLRRHPLDADRPELASPASGDAPRREFGVGGQILRALGLRKLRLLTNSSRALPGLDAFGLEITERVPVR; encoded by the coding sequence ATGCCCTTCTCCCCCATCCCCGACGTCCTCGACGACCTCCGCGCCGGGCGCATGGTCGTCCTCACCGACGACGAGCACCGCGAGAACGAGGGCGACCTCGTCCTCCCCGCGCAGTTCGTCACGCCCGAGGCCGTGACGTTCATGCTCCGTCACGCCCTGGGCTACCTCTGTCTCTCGCTTACCGAGACCGACTGCGACCGGCTCAATCTCCATCCGCAGGCCGGCATCAACACCACGCCCCGCGGCACCGCGTTCACCGTCTCCATCGACCTCCACGCCAAGCACGGCGGCACCACCGGCGTCTCCGCCAAGGAGCGCGCCGCCTGCATCCGCATGGCCATCGACCCGCGCTTCGGACCCGACGACTTCGCCCGCCCCGGGCACATCAACCCGCTGCGCTCGCGCGACGGGGGCGTCCTCGTCCGCACGGGCCAGACCGAGGGCTCGCTCGACCTCTGCCGCCTGGCCGGTCTCTACCCCGCCGCGTGCATCATCGAGATCATGCGCCCGGACGGCGAGATGGCCCGCCTCCCCGACCTCAAGGCCTTCTGCGCCGAGCACAACCTCAAACTGTGCTCGGTCGCCCAGATCATCCAGCACCGCCTCGCGCGCGAGACCCTCGTCCGCCGCCTCCCGCCCTTCGAAGGCCGCCCCCTCCGCACCGAGTTCGGCACCTTCACGGCGTTCCTGTTCGAGTCCGTCGTCGACCCGCTCCCGCACCTCGTGCTCACAGTCGGCGACGTCGGACGCACCATCGGCGCGGACGCCGTCTCGCCACCCGACGACCGGCCGACCCTCGTCCGCATGCACCGGCGCCACCTCCTGGGCGATGCGTTCGGCGATCTGGACGCATCGCCCGACGGCCCCACAAGCCGCATCCTCCACGAGTCCATGCGGCTCCTCCAGCGCGAAGGGCGCGGCGCGCTCGTCTATCTGCGCACCAGCGGGCCCGACCACCCTCCGGGCGCGGACCTCGAGAACCACCTCCAGACGCTCCGACGCCACCCGCTCGACGCCGATCGTCCGGAGCTCGCGTCCCCCGCGTCGGGTGATGCACCACGGCGCGAGTTCGGCGTCGGCGGGCAGATCCTGCGGGCACTTGGCCTGCGCAAACTCCGCCTGCTCACCAACTCCAGCCGCGCACTCCCCGGGCTCGACGCCTTCGGCCTCGAGATCACCGAGCGCGTGCCCGTCCGATAA